The Synchiropus splendidus isolate RoL2022-P1 chromosome 5, RoL_Sspl_1.0, whole genome shotgun sequence DNA window AACAGACGGCAGAGCAGAGAGATAAGGATTTGAATCATCAATCTGATTAAAGAAAAATCTGTTAACCACTGCCTAGACCTCGAGCCTACAAGCACAATCTTCTGGTCAAACCTGCAGAATACAAACCCTCAAAGccaacatgtttattttttgttctttccaaAAGCATTAGTTAAAATCAACATCTTCCATCCAAGCTGAATCAATTTCATCTTTGTACATTGCAGGCAACCAAGTAGTGAAAGTGTGGCTCAGACGCCTCAGCTTCTGCGACGGTACCCCCTTGAAGACCATCATGATTTTCCGCTGCCACCGGACGTGGTATTCTTCTGCCAACCAGAGGGCTGCCTTAGCATACGGCAACGACGGGTTAGCCTTCGCGACGACTCCTCATTCGTTTTCACGTTGACCGACAAAGACTCCGGGATCACTCGCTATGGAATCTGCGTCAACTTCTACCGATCATTCCAGCGTGGGCATCACAGGTCCCGTGCAGACAAGAGTGGACACACTGAAGCGTCGACACAGGGAGGTGATACCATAAGCGTGGGTTCTGATAACAGTAGTGGAGGACCGTCGTCCACTTTATCGCCAGCGAAAAACACAGAAGCAACCCATCATGTGTCCGGGGAAGGTGGCGGACAATCTGCTCCAGATTCAAACATAGGAAAATCTCCACAGCACAGACGCAGTGCTGCGAAGATGGCTGCCAGGAATCGCAACAGCACATTGACGTCATTGTGCATTTTAAGCCACTACCCTTTCTTCTCCACCTTCAGAGAGTGTCTATATATTCTCAAGAGACTGGTAGACTGTTGCAGTCAACGGTTAACACAGCGTGCAGGCCTTCCCCGTGCCACCCAGAGGTATGTGTTCCACTGAAATGATTGTGATTTCTATCCTTTAATTTATGCATGTATTTgtacaagtattttttttctttgtttctaacTGCTTAAGGACATTCACTTGAGTGGCTCGTGTGATTACTATTCAGGCTAACCAAAGTGTTAATTTCGCTGCCACTTTACACTGTAATAAGCCCTGTAATGACTGCTGTGATCTTCGAGTGCTTTGTCTCCATTGGTCCATTTATAGTCCAGCATAATCAtggctttttcttttcaaggtcACATGTTTTCAATTGCGTAATCAGCCTCAGTATTTTTCTCAGTTTGAATATGCACTCATGAGAACTGCCTTTGAGGTACTGACAGAGGGGAGTTTGGTTTGGAGCTTTAGAGCTGAATTGTTTTGCCCTGTCTACATTGAGTTCTGATATTTCCTCTGGTGAAGTGACCATTTGGTGGGTGGGATGAGGGTCAAATTATTTAATCATGGTTCTCGTTTGACGTTCACTGTGTACATGTGTGACTAAGGGCCCACCATATGTGGGCGCAATAACGTActctgaacacacacaatatTTAGCTGCATGTAGAAACCTGATGAATTTAACTGTACTCTcacttacttttactttttacatCCAAGATAACATTAGATATTTTTTTCGGCTTTAGGAGATTATAACAGTTACATCAATGAGACAACTGCAGGCTATATGTCTTGACACAACTTATTTTGTATGAAAGGATTTTGAAACAAGAGGTGTAATTGAAGCCTTTTTGTATTTGTCTTTATCCCTTTTTAGGGATACCATGTGGCGAATCTTCACAGGTGCACTGTCAGTGGAGGAAAAAGGCAGTCAGTTGCTGGCAGACTTGCGAGAGATTGAGTCCTGGGTCTATAGGTTGTTGCGGTCACCAGTTCCCATCCCTGGACAGAGACGCGTGGATGTGGAGGTGCTACCTACCGATCTGAAGCTATCTCTGACTTTTGCTTTGCCTGACAACTCGCGCTTTTCAATGGTGGACTTTCCCCTGCACCTGCCCTTGGAGCTGCTGGGTGTGGACGCCTGTCTTCAGGTTCTCAGCTGTGTCCTGTTAGAGCACAAGGTAAGAACAGATGTGCCTATGTGCACAATGTCTTTGACCtacattgcttttgttttggccaTTAGCTAGAATGTCACCAATTAAGTGATAAACAGagcttgaaataaacaaataatgttttGGCTACTTGTTATAAATGTGCACTGTTGAGTGTTATTGGAGCACATATCCACATACAAATGAGGACAACCAAGCTTTAGTTATGATATTGGAATTAGCTTGGGAAGAGATGGGATGGACAAGACTACATCCATTATGTCAAAAGCATTTAGTGGTGTGGTATGAAGTGACCTTTGTCTGAAGGACATTTTAATGGAGTGTGGTCATTGGCAACAATTGAGCTTTTAGAGGTGACAAGATAATAAATTATAGCTCTATTTGTCTATTTAATTGCTCTGTGGAATATTAAAACATTGAGCTCCCTGCAAGGTCTGTGCAGAGATGAACTGCATTAAAGATGCTTGTTGGGTGTAATGGTAAATTATCAACCTTAATTCTGAGTTTAAGTATTTAATTACTCCTTCAATCTTGGTAAACAGCACTTAAGGACTGAATTGTCATGTTCTTTGATGCCATTGTTAGATGCTTCTTTAATGTATTTTCAGGTTATTCTTCAATCCAGAGATTACAATGCTTTGTCGATGAGTGTTATGGCCTTCGTTGCTATGATATACCCCCTGGAGTACATGTTCCCTGTCATCCCTCTGTTGCCAACATGCATGGCATCCGCAGAACAGGTAGGACTTGCAGAAGAATTACTTTTAAAATTGTACAGTTTGATGcaatttatgtgtttttttaatgtgttgtgagggttggttttgtttgttttgttttgtattttgaggAATGAGTTCAAACAACCAGAATACATCATGTATTGAAGAAATtaagttttttttatctggcCCTTATCGTGTTGACATAATGGCCGTTGTCTGTGTTGCAAATGTTTGCCTTCATAGTTCTTAATTTGAACTCGGTTTTAAACCCTCTCTTAACTGTAACATAAAGTGCTTTTTGTGGTGCTTTTGCCAGGTAATGAGTATGTGTATCACGTTATAACATCATAATCTTTTTTCGAACATTTCATGCTCAGGTTTGTAAGTGTAATGTTCTTGAGAAATTACTTGACAAGCTAATATTGAACAAAACTTTTCAAACCCATGGTGTTTGTGAGTGCATGCAGTTGCTATATTTCTGCCATCCTCTTATgactaaacatttttttgtcctcatAGCTGCTTCTAGCACCAACTCCATACATCATCGGTGTTCCTGCTAGCTTCTTCCTTTACAAATCTGACTTTAAAATGCCAGATGACATATGGCTTGTTGACCTGGACAGCAGTAAGGTTAGTATAGCTCTTCagtgttctttaaaaaaaaaaggaaatatgtaATAATGATTGACAATTTTGGGTGGAAATAATGTTTGAAAATGCACCCCCAATCTTCCAGGTTATCGCACCGACAAATGCAGAGATTTTGCCTCCTCTCCCGGAGCCCGAAGCACTCGAGCTCAAGAAGCATTTAAAACAGGTATAACAAGCTCACTTAAAGTTATCTTCCTTTCATCAGTAGACAAATCTACAGTTCATTTATTTCTTGCATACAGTGTTAAACTTCTCTTTCAGCTCTGAAGAGTAGAGACTTTCTACTTCCAAAAAGTTGTATGTACTGTAGCTGGTGTGAAAGAATTGGCAAGGAGTTTTGAAGTGCACTAACGTGGaaatgcatttcttttcttttctttcttctttttcttgcaTGCTTTAGCTGTTGGAGgtaaaacaaaactgtagaAAAATACTGCCAAGTTTTGCTGAGGCAGTGGTGGCTGGCTTGTTTCTCCTTCCCTCCTTATCTAACTTTGTATCAGAACCAGCTTCTGATTACTATAATGCCACTTTTATCCTTGCTTCTTTATTGTCCCAGTAGATATTTATACCTGTAGACTGATCACGTGCTGATGATGTTTGATATGTGTGCTCATTGGCAAGGATGGAACTGTTGTGAGTGGAGTCTCCCTCTTTGTTATTCCTTCACGTCTTTTTTACTACTCAAAATAAGTCACTTTGCCTATGCATTGGCttattcaaatataaatattattggCCCTTCTGTAACACAGAAGAACCTGCTTAAGTCCTTGTGTTATGCATGTAAGGGTAATAAACAAATGTTGCTTAGTTGCGTTTTCACAACTTATTTTAATGTTCACCGCTCTATAATATGCAAAGGCACTAAAAGATTTAACAAGCTGTGTCTGCATTCGACACATTTCcccttgtctttgtttcctggaaGCGTGTATGAAGCTATGGTTTCGCAATAACCTTTGGTAAACGGGCTTGTGTTATCTATGTTTTTCTCCCTTTTGAGTGATGGAGATCAATTGAAGGTTTAATTGTGATTCTGGAATATCAAAGCACTGTGATGTGGATGTGAAGGCCATTAAAATACTTGCACCTAATCTTTGAAATAAATGGGTTCACTGAACCATGTATAAAGATGTACAATATATGATAACATCAAATTTAACACTATTGTGTATTGTTTAATTAAGACTATTAATGGATACTTCATTAATCCACccttatataaataaaacaagctgAAGTTTGTGAAGTCTAGCCTAACATCTCCTTCAAATTTATGCAATTTCAACTCTTCAGCAATCGTGTATTATCCAtctttatatattgttttttactAACctgatttatttcatgttttaataacaatgttcacttgtgtttttgttgacacGTGCAAGTATTTTATCAATGATGTCTCAAAGATCTGCTCTGTCCTACCACCACATTTCCcattttgtctctctgtgttgGTTGGTGGGTTTTAGTGGCTTGACGCTGTAGCTGTTTTTGcctatatttttcattttgttttcaccctTTTATCCTTACAACCTTTCTAACACTCAGCTACcaattttcttttctcctttattcggtaaattaaattaaatatctaCAAAGCAGTGTCTGACTTACGTGATTGTACCCAATTAAGGTGAAAGCTCTGTTTAAAGGAGATacagaaaatgaagagaaaggttgtgtctgtttttcatttattagtgCTGTTCCAGTGTCAGTCATGAAGTCTCATCCCTAGCTTTCTTCATGTGATTCTCCTGGCATTTCCTATCCCCCTCCTAGTGTCTGGTCAGGTTGACAGTGATCACCCAAAAGCAGATCTTCTCCTCTGATAATAaggttacccagttctcctccTGTGGAATGTGTTATGCCCCTGCACGATTATGGTTTTCTCACATTCTTTCTGCCTGTAACTACTACTTGAATTGTTTCAAAGACTTGTCAGTAAGTGCACAGCAGTGATCCGGAATGGTGCTGGCCCGATTTCGATACACTGCTTAGCTCTGGCTTCAGCATGACTGACTGTATGTGCATTGAACTTGGCATCAGTGTGTGTTGTCAATAAAATGTATGATCAATATCACAACTCAGATTGTTAACGTCCATTTTGCCCTGGCAACTAAATGCTTCACTATGCAAAGCTGAACTTTGATCCTTGATCCTGCAGCAGTTTCCTTGAAGCAAACCATGCATATTAACATCCTTCCCTTAACCCTGGCTCGTGTTTTCTTAAATGACACACCCACCAAAAGCTTTTCTGATGTAGCTGTCTTAGGTTCAATCGTGCTAGCATTTGAGTTGGCCTAGTGTGTTTTAGCCATTGTCCCTTTCAGTTATTTAAAGCTGTTTATCATTACATGAGGACATTTGAAGATAATTCTTGCGTGGACTCGTTTGGTGTCTtgattcattttccatttgAGACATTCGATCAACCAAATTATTCAATTTCCTAAGGCAGATTTTGTTCCACAGTACATAAATGGATGTTTACATGTTTTCCAAGTCATACTTCCCTGAGCCTCAGTCCCGTAATGAGCCAGCTCATGAAACGCAAACACTGATGCTAATGGTGTGGTGGTTCATTTAAGAAgagtctttcttcttcttctgctccaaGTGTAATTCGGGTCTGTAACTTCTTTTAGGCTTTGGCCAGTATGAGCTTGAACACGCAACCCATCTTAAATCTGGAAAAGTTCCAGGAAGGCCAAGAGATGCCGCTACTCCCTCCAGGACGAGAAAAAGCTTCACCATCCTCAACGGAGTTCAACCCCTTGATTTATGGAAATGACATTGACTCAGTGGACGTAGCCACCAGGCAAGCCCGCAGCCTATGTGTCTTGTTGATGCTCAAGTAATCGCAGAAGGAttaagtgttttttctttttctctcaggGTTGCCATGGTGCGGTTCTTCAACTCTCCAAATGTCCTGCAAGGTTTCCAGATGCACACTCGGACCCTGCGCCTCTTTCCTCGCCCGGTGGTGGCGTTCCAAGCCTCATCATTTCTTGCTTCACGGCCCAGACGATCTGGATTTGCTGACAAACTCTCCCACACTCAGGCTGTGGAGTTCTATGGAGAATGGGCCCTTAATCCCACCAACCTTGCTTTTCAGAGGATACATAATAgtaattaaatcattttttattgttttccatCTCCTGTAAGTGAAGCATGAACTCTGACAACaacacctttttatttttagatgtgTTTGATCCATCTTTAATTGGTGACAAACCCAAGTGGTACGCTCACCAGCTCCAGCCAGTGCACTACAGAGTGTATGATGGGAGCTCTCAGCTGGTTGAAGCTCTGGCTGGACCTTTGGATGATGAGGGCAATGATTCAGACCCAACAGACAGGTAAAAGGAAAGCATTTGATcacacacttttcttttcttactTTATTTAATGGCATTGGtgctgtttctttcttttttattaaataaagtaATGCATTTGTTTCAGTGGCAGTGACAGTGAAGCCTATGACGACTCCAGTTCCTCCTATTCTTCCCTTGGTGACCTTGTTAGTGAAATGATTCAAGGAGACATCCAGGGAGACACGCCAAGTAAGTTAGTCCATCATGGACAttgatgttgtgttttcaaACTGCAGTAAGCATCTTCACTAAATTTGTTCCCTAGGCTTGGAGCCTCCCTCTCATGCTGCTCTTGGGGATGCAAGCGAGGTTGAAGACTTTCAGGAGTTCAGGGAAGATAATGGCTTGGATGGACGACCCAGTGGCGACGGTCCAGCTGAATTAGCAGATGGCCAACCTCTGCGATCAAGCTCTAGTACAACTGCTAGCTCCAGTCCTAGTACAATAATCCAGGGAGTGAACCACGTAGGTGGTCCAGATGCATCACTTTATTTTCAGTACATTGCAGACAGGACACAAGTGCCTGTAAAGTTTGACCTTTATATAGACTAAAAAATAGATTAcattgatttctttctttttcaggaTCACGGTGACACAACTGAAATTGAGGCAAATACCACCACTGCTGCTGAGCAAAACCAGATCCCGGGACTGAACATCCAGCCGCCTCTTAGATCAGCACCCGATGCTGGCCTTGTGGACAGTAAAAAACAGGAGTATGATAACCCCTACTTTGAGCCTCAGTATGGCTTCCCCTCCGAGGATGACCCTGATGCAGAAGAGCAAGTGGAGTCATACACCCCTCGATTCAACCAGAACCTCAATGGCAACAAGTGTGTTAAACTTGTTCATCACTTGAATGAATGTATCGCCATCATTCAAATGGGCTCTTTGACCAACCATGTTTACTAACAAAACTCAGCATGTTGCTACCTCTCCATCCTTTCATGGTGGTCTTGAATCTCTGGTGGTGTGATGTTCTGTGGTGGCCCGAATGAGTCCCTCGTGTGGCTTACAAAGGTTGTTATTGTGCCGTTAAACAGCCATTTAATCGTGTCCTTGTCTTTAAGGGTGTCTCGCCCACTGCGGCCCAACAGTCTGAGGCTTCCTGGGGAGTCTGATGGAGAGGGCGATTCTCATAACAGCTCACCAAACTCCACAATTTCCAACAGCAGCAACGATGGATTTGGAGGACTCATGTCCTTTGCTAGTATGAAGACGTTTTTCTACCAATTTATATCAAAGACAATCATTTTATTCAAGCTGTAATTTAATTCAGTAGTCAGTTAAGTACGTCGATTActagtttttttgtttactgttcCTCTCATTACCTATTGAGATCTGTTCAGCGAGAGACattgatgggttttttttttattataaaaacTTCTCTATATTGTCCATGTCTTCAGGTAATCTTTACAAGAACCATGGGACCAGTTTCAGTCTTTCCAATTTGGCTCTTCCCAACAAAGCGGCGAGGGAGAAAGCGACACCATTCCCCAGTCTCAAAGGTATGATGATGTGACACTACCCCTTTTACTAATCGAACAAAAGCAGTTGCTGCACTATTTTGTTCAGGAaattaggggaaaaaaaaatctacattaaTGAAATTCGAAATTCTAGTAGCGatagaaaaatgttttatattcatattGCTGTTTACTGTTCATACAGCCTTTGTTCATACTACTATAGTTCCAAGTACTTCCAATATAAGTGatatatttacacttttttttctctgcctctTTTTCCCCacaattgtttatttgtacgaaagaatattttaatattgatattgaggaggagatggagcaaGCAGGTGTGTAGAACTGCGTTTTGAAGCCTGACTTTATTTCCCCTCTGGCTTGCCAAATCAGTATGGCACTATTTGAAGGAGAATATTGAGGACAAATTCTACGTTTTTCTCTCAAAGGAAAATCCACACAGTAGTATAGTTGCCTTTCACAAATATCTTTTGGACTATTTCGAATTAatatgtcatttaaaatgaaaataagtgaTATTTTAAGCCACAGGTAGTATTAACATTTTTGTACTATTATCATTGTTTGTGATGTAATTGGTGTGCACCAGAATGTAGTCTGGTTAACTAGTATTTATTGGTCATCAATGAGTTATAAGGTTATTTGTCAAATTTTGATTGTCACCAGTCAGCACCAGCACTTGTCCCTATAACGCTATGCAAAGCATATAGGACAGGAAAGCTGTATGCTTTTCCTGTATTAATGGCAATCATGATCTCTCAGCAAATTCTTCAGTCgcatttttcattgaaatatttctGCAGCAGTTAAGTATATCATGCACAGTACTCATTCAGTTCAATACAATTCAGACCACAGGGAGTCTTTCAGATGTTGACAATGCAGCGGTGGCTTTGGTAGAACAACTGATCTGCTGCAAATGCTTTTCTGCTAATGTTTCAGATATTCACTTTATTCAACCCATCCAccagtatatactgtataaatgATAGACACAAAGGGGATTCTCTTATGCACTCATTTGAGATCTCAAGAACCTAAGACCTTTTGCTTTAGCTGGCATTCTCTGCGGCAGGATGGAGTGTGGTTCAGGATTACGCATATCGTTTTCTATTTTGGGACCATAGTGTTGAGCTCCCATCCGTCTTACAAGGTTTTGAGTCCTGTAGAAACTGGATTTGACTTTAATTGAGAGCAAAAACGAATGAAGCATGGAACTCTAGACTCAATACCTCCACTTCTTGTGGAATAGTTGCCATAAAAAAATCTTCTGTTCCTTTCAAtatgtgttttgtctttgttgttcaGATGCCCCGGACAGCCCGGGTATGTTATGTCTGATGTGATAGTTTGTACTAGCTTCCTTACCCACCCTGACTAAAGCTTGATTATATCTGGAAGTAAGCCCTGTATTTGATACTAATCAAGCGCAGGAATCAAAATAGCATCCAGTTCCTTTAGAACAGTaggtttgttttcctcttccatCACCGTGTCACCATGACAATTTCAACATCATAGACATTCTCTCAACATCTATTATATGCATTTCCTCTTgtctaagaaaaaaaataacccaATAGTGTCCTCTTTTATCGACTCAAAATGTGCAACCAAATCCATTCTGTTTCCAAATGTCTCGATGATCATGTGTGCTTTGAGCTTGTCGTTTGTTGTgtgacttcctgtccacttcccTCCtagctgttttaaaaataacacaCTTTACATGGTGGATTCTTTGAAATAACAGCTTCATTATTTTGTACACTTTTTTGTCTGACATAACAATCCGAACCAACATACTCACTTATCATCATTTGGGCGATTTATTAACTTGCTGGTCACTTAAAGGGTTGATGCGTACATTTGAAcatctagattttttttctgttcttttcatttatttgtttcttaATTTGGTGCTTTACTTACATTTCCCTGTGTCTTGTTGAGTTTGCAtggtttggttttcttttgggTTGATGTTTGGACTGGTTGCGTCTGGGCTGGTGTCCCCTTCTCTTCACTTTTGCACGGCACTAATTCTGGCTTTTGTGTGCAGTATTTGGTCTAAATTCTCTAATGGAGATTATAACAGAGGCCGGACCGGGGAGTGGAGAAGGTGGGTTCTGCCCTATTGTTGAGCGAGCTGCATGCGTCTCAGAGCCAGTCAGCTACATCTCCCCAAGTCATTCTCCCATTGAAGCCTGTGATTTGTCATTGTGCTTACTGCACCATCGAGCATCAACTGCTGTGCTACTCCCTGTTTTGTTCCACCTTTCGTTAAGTGGGATTTTGTTGATCATTTGtagataaaatgaaacaattatAATTTAAATTTGAGTTATCTTCTTTCATTGGCAGCAAACTTGTCCGACCAATGTTTATGAAATTATGGATATAGAGGTCCTGTTTCCTACTTTTATTTGTGAGAAGGATCTCTTTTTCAAAATTCTagaaataaaaacttttttttacacattaacCCTTTTTTTACATTACCATagtcctttttttgtttaatgtacTCTTTAATGTACtgttaatgtattttttatttgtttcaaatttgTATTATTTGCTTGTCTGTTCAGtggcaatatattttttttttttctgtaaagcATTTATGCATGCACCCATGTAGACACTCTCACACGCATCCACtcaaaatgcatgaaaatagGGAAGTGTCAcaacatctaaaaaaaatagcatATATAAATTACAAGAATGTCTCATACGTTTCTTTTCCCAAGTTCCATATATGAACAGacctttgctttgtttgtgtgtgtgtattttttctATCAAGTGGATTCACCAAAGACCCATGTAAAATTAAACAAATTGAATAAAGGCAAACATTAGTGTATTTTGACCAGAGTTTGTCATGGCTACTTGATGCCAGttagcagcaacaacagcactATTATACGTTTTCTGACACTCATTCACTGCATAGTTTTCACTGATGTGTGAAGCCACCACTTAAAgcactctgtgtttgtgtgtctttcatTGTGTCCTTAATTTGTCCTTCACCCCTAGCTGtactaaaaatagaaaaagttgTGTATTCCCTCAAAACATAGTTCAAACTCAGATGACACTTGTACAGAGACCTAATTAATCTGCCTCCTGTGTCAAGTCCGCTCCAAAAGTCTTCTTGTCTACTGCAGTTTTTCATTGTCTGGGTTTCCCACCAGGAGCTCGAGCGCCTCGAGCACTTGTAGACCAAAAGTCCTCTGTGATCAAGCACAGTCAGACTGTGAAGCGAGAGTCCCCGTCCCCTCAAGGTCGTGTCAACAATACAAGGTGAAATACATTCTCATTGGTTTGTTTTATCAATGACATAAGTAAATGTATTGTAATACCAATTTGCCGATGCAGTGAGAACCAGCAGTTTTTGAAGGAGGTGGTGCAGAGCGTTCTGGACGGACAAGGAGTCGGCTGGCTCAACATGAAAAAAGTGCGTCGCCTGCTGGAGAACGAGCAGCTCCGTGTCTTTGTTCTGAGTAAGCTGAACAGAGCTGTGCAGTCAGAGGAGGATGCCCGACAAGAGATTATACGTGATGTGGTAAGATTATTGTGGATCCAAGTAGGTTCAGGCAAAGTGTGTTCACGTCTCCTCTAACCAGTTCTATGTTTGAGGAGCCTGCAAGGCTTGTTTTTTAATCCTTTTGAATTGTTGAAACTTTGTTCTTAGGAGGTTAGCAGGAAGGTGTACAAAGGAATGTTGGACATCTTGAAGTGCACGGTGTCCAGTCTGGAGCATTCCTACACTAACGCTGGCCTGGGAGGAATGGCCAGTGTCTTCAGCTTGTTGGAGATAGCACGGACACATTATCAAACAAAAGGTttgtatgtagctcaaatctatTATTTTCCAACATGTGTGTAGCTTTCTTGCTAAGatgaaaaaacatcaataaatgcTAACATGTCCATGTTTTCTGCTTGTATTCCAACCTGCCTGCTGAAAAAGATAAACTCTTGCTCTTAACTGCaccttttctctttttctgctttttgttgAACTGTTTTTATACATTGACATTTTGCAACGTAAGACCCTGAAAAACGCAAGCGAAGCCCGACTGACAGTACCGGCAGTCCCGGGAACAAGGAGAGTCCCACGGGCCGCACAGAGCCTGCCCGACCCCAAGGTCTTCTGAATGTTCCCCATCTGCAGCTACCCCACCACAATACGGGCAGAGGCACTCGCCATTTTGACACCCGCAGTCTGAATGAAGAAAACTTTATTGCTTCGATCGGTGTGTACCCCACCCTGGCCTTGGTTGCATGTGCACCGTGAGATCTTGTGAAAGCACATAACCCCACGAAATCGCCCTATTCATTGAGGCAGTTTCTGATGAATTCCGGACAAATATTCCATACACTTGGCAGCAATAAACCCGATCTGAGATTCCCAAATTCTATGTAGACTTGTTTGCACTCAGAAATATAAGCCTGAAGTCAAAATATTGGTTTTTGATTGTCAAAATATTTCTATATGTTTGGAATATTTCCCTCTATCCCAGCATGATTAGTGTTTGTCTTGGCTTCTCTGATCCTCTTTTGCCCTGTTTGGAGTCTTGCTGTCAGTTTCCTAGCACCAtaaatgcatgtgtttgtttgtctttttacgTGATACCTAAATCTGCAGTAGTGGACGAGGGAAAATCAGAAGAAGCACTTGGATTAAATTGGTTCTCATCTGTGCCTTTACTGCAGGTTTCTGCGAGGCTCGCTGTAGATAATTGCAGTTCCCTTTGCTCTCAGCATGGAGGGGGGATTCATCACTCCCCGGTATACAGTCCCAGTAAGCAAACAAATTTCACAGCAGGGTGTTTGGTTTCTTCTCATTAGAAAAGAGCCAACCCAATAGCCTGTTCAAACTACTCCCACGTGATTTTCTGTGATTACTTCTGGGTCTGTATACGGGGGACACGTGTGGTGAACCACTCCGACTCCTACTTGCATTTCTCTCCTTCGAGTTGCACCCCCAATTCTACAGAATGCTGTGAGACGTGCATCCCAGCTTCTGCAACGGCTCCATTTCAACTGCTGGCTAGTCAGCCACCCAACCACATCCCATGCTCTTTTAAGAATACTCCTCCCCACTGCTCTTGAGAGCCAGCTTTCAGTGAGCTGGAGTCAGCATGTGGCTCTCCAGGACTTTGGGGCCTGTAGACTTCCATTTGATGTCATGTAGCTGTAGTAACTATAAGACGCAGCTACATGCAAACACCACAAAacactcagttttaaaatgtttttatttcttatgATTTTAATGCTCATCCACCATACATGCCTTTTCAATCTGCTCTCTgactctctctgtctttctctccttGCTTGCAATGCATCTTGGGTAGAATTGTGGAGCAAGCACCAGGATAAGCAAAAAGCTATGGAAAAACCGCAGAGTAAGAGACTACACAcaccaaaacagaacaaaaaatagGCTGTTCAACTGTTTTCCTTTCCCCCTTAGCTCTTTCCAAAAAGAGATGCAATAGAGCTTACTGCATACGTG harbors:
- the madd gene encoding MAP kinase-activating death domain protein isoform X9 — translated: MEKKKMCPRLLDYLVVVGARQPSSESVAQTPQLLRRYPLEDHHDFPLPPDVVFFCQPEGCLSIRQRRVSLRDDSSFVFTLTDKDSGITRYGICVNFYRSFQRGHHRSRADKSGHTEASTQGGDTISVGSDNSSGGPSSTLSPAKNTEATHHVSGEGGGQSAPDSNIGKSPQHRRSAAKMAARNRNSTLTSLCILSHYPFFSTFRECLYILKRLVDCCSQRLTQRAGLPRATQRDTMWRIFTGALSVEEKGSQLLADLREIESWVYRLLRSPVPIPGQRRVDVEVLPTDLKLSLTFALPDNSRFSMVDFPLHLPLELLGVDACLQVLSCVLLEHKVILQSRDYNALSMSVMAFVAMIYPLEYMFPVIPLLPTCMASAEQLLLAPTPYIIGVPASFFLYKSDFKMPDDIWLVDLDSSKVIAPTNAEILPPLPEPEALELKKHLKQCLVRLTVITQKQIFSSDNKALASMSLNTQPILNLEKFQEGQEMPLLPPGREKASPSSTEFNPLIYGNDIDSVDVATRVAMVRFFNSPNVLQGFQMHTRTLRLFPRPVVAFQASSFLASRPRRSGFADKLSHTQAVEFYGEWALNPTNLAFQRIHNNVFDPSLIGDKPKWYAHQLQPVHYRVYDGSSQLVEALAGPLDDEGNDSDPTDSGSDSEAYDDSSSSYSSLGDLVSEMIQGDIQGDTPSLEPPSHAALGDASEVEDFQEFREDNGLDGRPSGDGPAELADGQPLRSSSSTTASSSPSTIIQGVNHDHGDTTEIEANTTTAAEQNQIPGLNIQPPLRSAPDAGLVDSKKQEYDNPYFEPQYGFPSEDDPDAEEQVESYTPRFNQNLNGNKVSRPLRPNSLRLPGESDGEGDSHNSSPNSTISNSSNDGFGGLMSFASNLYKNHGTSFSLSNLALPNKAAREKATPFPSLKDAPDSPGARAPRALVDQKSSVIKHSQTVKRESPSPQGRVNNTSENQQFLKEVVQSVLDGQGVGWLNMKKVRRLLENEQLRVFVLSKLNRAVQSEEDARQEIIRDVEVSRKVYKGMLDILKCTVSSLEHSYTNAGLGGMASVFSLLEIARTHYQTKDPEKRKRSPTDSTGSPGNKESPTGRTEPARPQGLLNVPHLQLPHHNTGRGTRHFDTRSLNEENFIASIELWSKHQDKQKAMEKPQRSEGAKHQRPPVTDAEEKKSQISSDSGLSVSGSQKSDTESATSSEPPILTRSTSQDSEASTVISNSSGETLGADSDLSSTAGDGLGGRQLAHLTLSRGTLSDSEIETNPATSAVFGKTHTLKPGAKEHLPAMTKGPPAQPLEDLSMRIYLCEGLLGRDKSSVWDQLEDAAMETFSLSKERSTLWDQVQFWEDAYLDAVMLEREGMGMDQGPQEMIERYLSLGEHDRKRLEDDEDKLLATLLHNMIAYMLMLKVNKNDIRKKVRRLMGKSHIGLTYSQEINELLDKLANMNGRELSIRPCGSRHIKKQTFVVHAGTDTTGDIFFMEVCDDCIVLRSNIGTVYERWWYEKLINMTYCPKTKVLCLWRRNGQETQLNKFYTKKCRELYYCVKDSMEKAAARQQSIKPGPELGGEFPVQDMKTGEGGLLQVTLEGINLKFMHSQVFIELSHIKKCNTVKGVFVLEEFVPETKEVVIHKYKTPMAHQICYSVLCLFSYVAAVKGKEAEGKAKILSPRPLPS